The DNA region TCTTTAAGAGTAATCGAAATTTTGTGCTAACAATTTGCATGTAGAtgttttcgacaatgaacttgCTCCCTTAAATATTTTGAGACCTCTGTTAATTTCGGTTAAAACGGAATCCATTTATCATTTCCGATAATATcatatatattatgtataatgtATTATATGTATTATTAATATATGGAGAAAGGCCCACTGCAAATTTTCGgcacaaaattgtgattagtATTCAATAAACATCTGATCACCCTttataaactgattgaaggaaTTTCTTATCTATTCAGTTGCATGGAAAGTGCAGGACAGTTTaggtatatttatttttctttcgacaGATCCATCACGCTAGATAAGTTTTTCTAGAATGGCAAAATACACATTTTTCTGTTGACGATTCTTAGGCACTTAGGCAATGCAACATTACGATTTAGaccttttgtttcttttttttttcaaagttggaTTCAAGCACCTGATGTTGAATGGCCAGCTAACTTATTATCACAACCAATTTCACCATACCAGAGAGCGCTTCAAGAGTTTGTGAGCTATAAAGAATGCGCCTAGTTTCCATTTCACTACAATTTGAGGGATTGGGTGATACAGTATTATTTTCAAATCTCCTCCATTTTTAGATGGGGCATCAACGTTGAGCGCCACAGCGGTCCGTAGGGACCGCTGATAGTCTTACTTGTAGGACCACGGCGGTCCGTAGGGACCGCTGTTTTGGAATTTACGTCTACTTTTTAgtagtattttttttcgaatttttattcgaaaaaaattgagtagGTGTTGTTATGGGTATAATAAGGAGATTGGACTCGACAAATTTTACCTGTACCGCATTTGCTGTGCGTTTCTATTTTTCTGGGGACCAGAGCGGTCCCGTTGGCCCGCTCATCAATATTCTTGATATTAGGCGGTATTGCACTTTTAGAAAAAATCTGACCAAAGGGATTATCTATATGATATAAGAGCAAAACAAAATATCGACACAAAAAATTTGGccccacaagaaaatatatcgatatttggatggcgctcaacgtgttaaaTTTGAGCTTATATTGGGACGGGTTGCATAGAGACTGACGTGAATCACGAATTGGTAGAAACCGTGAGATAGTGTTTTGTAGTATGAAATAAGTCAGCATTAGTAGGTAGGATTTTTTTCATGAACAGTTGCTCTTTTACTTTTGAGCTACTATAAAATTTTTCGTCAATATTTCCGTTATTTGACATACTCACGCATAAACCGAGTGCACTGGCAAAACGATTTCGCTTGAAACCTCTAATTAAAATTTCTATATCATTCCGTTTGGGCCATAATTATACGCCTAATTGTGAAATTGCAATGTTGGAATCTAGATAGCGATCAGGAATTTGCAAAATTGTTATGTGTGCGCAAAAATTACATAGACGTTATTGTTTATCGCCTATCAATTCACAACACGAAACATGatgcttcaaaaaaatattactttccTTGGAAATTGATATATCATTTCAGCGGGAATATTGATTTCACTCATTAATTAATTCAGTTGGTACAGGGTGATTCGAAACGAAAGGGAAATGCAGATACTAAAGATACTATAAGCGTGATTATATGACGGTCATGCCTATCTTGCCTGATACCAATATTGGTAGTTCACGAGTGTGAAAATAAAGTTTAGTCGAACTTGAAACACAAAATCTAATCAATCTAATCAACTCTTGTGTTTCCCTCAGGGGTCCTGTTAAAGTCAGCTGATTCGAAACGCCCTAATGGGTTACAGATTTCAGAAAGcggtaatgataataattatgacATAAATTTTACGTAGGTGACGCCATAAAAATATGGATGATTTTTTTTCCTTAGattaagaaaatcatgtttttttCCCGGTTTACAACGATTATccaaacatagacatagagacatggactgaacAATGCCAGCTTGAAATAGGTTATTTTATAGAATGAGAGAAATGTACGTCGGGCCATTACCTGTCTCTTGTgggttcacatagaggtgagtccggaccaatcaaaattctagaaaaagacaactgtaTGCCTGATGTTCAGTTTGTCTCTGCCACTTTTTTtaaccgtatttcatgcatagatagtaAGGGAAGGCatagtccatgtctctatgtctatcgATCCAAACAATACGATTTTCTATGCTTTCCATTCACACGTGTCTGCCATTTTATTTGAAATGTGACATATGGAAGATTTGTACCCAACTAAAAGAAAAAGTAAATGGAGATCTTTCTTCGATATATTGAGATGGATACCGGTTATGATGGTAATTGGCATAATTGTTTGGGCAACATACATCTACATAATAGACGTATGCCGTTGGACAGAAGGAAGAACAGAGCAGTTCAATTACCTTATTGTCTTCGGAATAATTTTCTCGATGATTTATTGGTCTTTCCTGAGAGTAATATGCACCAGATCCTGCGGTGTACCTGATGAGTTCAAATTACCACCTAATATATATAGAAAATTGGCGGAGGCAGAATCCATGATGATATGTCACAGTATATTGAAGGAATTTTCAAGGAACTTgcctataaaaaatataaatccaAACGGATCGATAAGATATTGTGAAAAATGTAGGAATATTAAGCCTGACAGATGCCACCATTGTTCTTCCTGTCGGAAGTGCGTCTTGAAAATGGATCACCATTGTCCCTGGATAAATAATTGCGTATCCTTCGGCAATTATAAGTTTTTTGTCCTCTTCCTTCTTTACACAATAGTTGGTTGCGTATATGTGATGTCGACCACTTATGCTGACGGTTACAGATTATGGAAAATTGGAGAACTTCACGGTGTTTGTTTTCAAATCGTGTCCCTCTTCTTCATGGCGCTCCTTTTAGGGTTCAGCACTATCACTTTACTCTTCTACCATTTCTATCTCGTGTTGAAAAACCAGACTACTATAGAGAGTATGCGTAAGCCCCTTTTCAAGGCAAGTTTGAATATCAAAAGTTTCAATATTGGGttgaaaaataactttttcGAGGTATTTGGACGAAATCCATTTCTTTGGTGTTTGCCCATCTATACAACAGAAGGAGACGGTGTAGATTTCCCTGTCACTTTGAGGGAATGTGAGGAAGAACCATTAGTTTAAGCATCAATCAAGTAAGATTTCACACGTGAATTATGCCGATGATTATTTATGTATTTGCGTAGAAATTATTTCGTGCGGGGATTGAATATTGCATTGTCAATAAAACTTCTGAGCAAATGATTTTTATTATTCCCATTTCATGTGGAAGCTTCTAAAAAGTGATCCTAGTATGATGTTCAAAGTTCCCAGGGTCCGCAGACGTAACTTATTTTCCGAAAGACAAAACGTAAAGAGCacatgaaatattcaaaaaattccatTTGAGTTTGAAAAACTAGGGTCTTTCATTGATTAAGAACATTGTTGAGACAGTGAATGATAACGatcaatttgaaattaataCAGTTATTATTCATTGTAAAAAATGAAGTCATCATGAGTTAGTTTTTGAGTTGTGCATTgcatttcaacagtagatttcttttcatcattttcagcgATAAGAGCTAAGTTACATTGAGTTTAATGGAGGTCTGACTTATGTGTGGAACATTCCATGTTGAGATTTGAATCGAACTAGCCTACCACCATCACTCAGGGTGCCGAAAGAAGGATCGTCTTGTTGAGGCGGAATAAATGGAGGAAGGGAAAATTCAGAACTTTCTTTCGTCGATCTGGGTGATGGCGGTTCGCTAGTAAAGGGTGTTATGCATTTAAATTAGGGGTcgacaagacaagaattcttgtaTTGGTAAAGAACCACTTGCCTTATTCTGAGAAAAAGGCAAGAAATTCTGGAAAATCTTGTGTTGACGTTTTCTTGTCATATTATAAATATATTGTCTTGACTCAAGAAATTGCAATTGCAGATGATTAACAGGCAACAAAGGATTTGCCGGAATCACCATAAGGAAGGCGTACTTTTTATTGCAACGCGTGCTAATCTAATACGACAATATGGTGGTTCCCtgatatttatttgttttctgaGGAATTCAAATGCAGTTTCTCTTTACCCTGTTCAGTTAAGTGAGGTTATTACaagaaaaatatagaaagaaCTCACAATAGGAGATCCTTTTGGTATCGCCCGACTGACTCGTGGAAGTCTCTTATAAGCATTTCCATTAACCCATTAATTAGATCAACAAGTATATGTCCCCTAATTCCATATTCTTCCAATA from Coccinella septempunctata chromosome 1, icCocSept1.1, whole genome shotgun sequence includes:
- the LOC123313524 gene encoding palmitoyltransferase ZDHHC20-A-like → MEDLYPTKRKSKWRSFFDILRWIPVMMVIGIIVWATYIYIIDVCRWTEGRTEQFNYLIVFGIIFSMIYWSFLRVICTRSCGVPDEFKLPPNIYRKLAEAESMMICHSILKEFSRNLPIKNINPNGSIRYCEKCRNIKPDRCHHCSSCRKCVLKMDHHCPWINNCVSFGNYKFFVLFLLYTIVGCVYVMSTTYADGYRLWKIGELHGVCFQIVSLFFMALLLGFSTITLLFYHFYLVLKNQTTIESMRKPLFKASLNIKSFNIGLKNNFFEVFGRNPFLWCLPIYTTEGDGVDFPVTLRECEEEPLV